One window of the Caminibacter pacificus genome contains the following:
- the cas3 gene encoding CRISPR-associated helicase Cas3', whose product MFFSFFSHIHHQKPPELLKDHKKLTQKYLDKILQKVDLDRVIDSLGIEDKELVKQMIIDAVVMHDEGKRNPNFQYYIMKNKDFKDLVTDKGDTKHSYLSAKIFFEKYFDKVDKEVDDNEFYKKFYFLLGLSYVISKHHSKLGEFEKFVDDFSDEFDLKGILQYQSVDIYFGIEFYVVMKLIYSILISADYYATLEYMAEIEVDNFGEFREKEKFYEYEVIKNMDKFEGELNKIRREMYKKSEEKLLQNLDKNIFYLNAPTGAGKTLMSMNLALQFEPKKIFYVFPFNTLVEQTAGVFKEIFDDVVVINSTTPIEFDESDIRQYEIAYLNRAFYHYPFILTTHVNFFELLFGVGKEENFPFWQLAGSVVILDEIQSYNVDKWWYMVKMLNVYSKIIGFKLIIMSATLPRLDRLLNEKRFVDLLGSGYLKHPVFKDRVEVDFSLLDKEINFEDIEEVILSENKQKVLVEFIKKDRAKEFYEYMKDTDGYEVYLLTGDDNKLYREKVIKRCKSEARILLISTQVIEAGVDIDMDLGLKDISLLESEEQFIGRVNRNAKKNSKVYFFDMDKEADIYRGDIRLGFSIKSYKEVFLRKEYEKYYIDVLDALKKEKEKIKSTKSEIEIFKSKVINLDFEWVRKEMKLINVKTHTIFLSFNIDISEFDIEVKDEFLTDGMLDGCKVWEAYKEANEIENYAKRKIVLSQVMSLMQFFTFNVYSYVDIKKYNDLVGGIYLIKDYEEFVDDELKFDRKAFGEYQKGIFL is encoded by the coding sequence ATGTTTTTTTCTTTTTTTTCCCACATCCACCACCAAAAACCACCTGAGCTTCTTAAAGACCATAAAAAACTTACCCAAAAATACCTTGATAAGATTTTGCAGAAGGTGGATTTGGATAGGGTTATTGATAGTTTAGGGATAGAAGATAAAGAGTTAGTTAAGCAGATGATAATTGATGCTGTGGTAATGCACGATGAAGGAAAAAGAAATCCGAATTTTCAGTATTACATTATGAAAAACAAAGATTTTAAAGATTTAGTTACGGACAAAGGGGATACGAAGCATTCGTATCTGTCGGCTAAGATATTTTTTGAGAAGTATTTTGATAAGGTGGATAAGGAAGTAGATGATAATGAGTTTTATAAGAAATTTTATTTTTTGCTTGGATTAAGTTACGTAATATCAAAGCACCATTCAAAGTTAGGGGAGTTTGAGAAGTTTGTTGATGATTTTTCGGATGAATTTGATTTAAAAGGTATTCTTCAATATCAAAGTGTTGATATCTATTTTGGGATTGAGTTTTATGTTGTAATGAAGCTTATTTACAGCATACTTATAAGTGCGGATTATTATGCTACTTTAGAGTACATGGCAGAAATTGAGGTTGATAATTTTGGAGAGTTTAGGGAGAAAGAAAAGTTTTACGAATATGAAGTAATTAAAAATATGGATAAGTTTGAAGGAGAGCTTAATAAAATCAGGCGGGAGATGTATAAAAAAAGCGAAGAAAAACTGCTTCAAAACCTTGATAAAAATATCTTCTATCTTAATGCCCCAACAGGTGCCGGGAAAACTCTTATGAGTATGAATTTGGCTTTGCAGTTTGAGCCGAAAAAGATTTTTTATGTTTTTCCTTTTAATACGCTTGTGGAGCAGACGGCGGGAGTGTTTAAGGAGATTTTTGATGATGTAGTGGTGATAAACTCAACTACTCCTATTGAGTTTGATGAAAGTGATATAAGGCAGTATGAGATAGCATATCTAAATAGAGCCTTTTATCATTATCCATTTATTTTGACAACTCACGTTAATTTTTTTGAGCTTTTGTTTGGGGTGGGGAAAGAAGAGAATTTTCCTTTTTGGCAGCTTGCGGGCAGTGTTGTGATTCTTGATGAGATACAAAGCTACAATGTCGATAAGTGGTGGTATATGGTTAAGATGTTGAATGTTTATAGCAAAATAATCGGGTTTAAACTTATCATAATGTCCGCGACTTTACCAAGGCTTGATAGGCTACTGAATGAAAAGAGGTTTGTTGATTTGCTTGGGAGTGGGTATCTTAAACATCCGGTATTTAAAGACAGGGTTGAGGTTGATTTTTCTTTGCTTGATAAAGAAATAAATTTTGAAGATATTGAAGAAGTGATACTAAGTGAAAACAAACAAAAAGTTTTGGTTGAATTTATAAAAAAAGATAGGGCAAAAGAGTTTTATGAGTATATGAAAGATACTGATGGTTATGAAGTTTATCTTTTAACAGGTGATGACAATAAACTTTACCGCGAAAAAGTTATCAAAAGATGTAAAAGTGAGGCAAGAATCCTTTTAATTTCAACTCAGGTGATTGAGGCGGGGGTGGATATTGATATGGATTTGGGGCTTAAAGATATAAGTTTGCTTGAGAGCGAAGAGCAGTTTATCGGGCGGGTTAATAGGAATGCAAAGAAAAATTCAAAAGTTTATTTTTTTGATATGGACAAAGAGGCGGATATTTACAGAGGTGATATTAGGCTTGGATTTTCTATAAAGAGTTATAAAGAAGTGTTTTTGAGAAAAGAGTATGAGAAATATTATATTGACGTACTTGATGCACTGAAGAAAGAAAAAGAAAAAATTAAATCCACAAAAAGCGAAATTGAAATTTTTAAAAGTAAAGTTATAAATCTTGATTTTGAATGGGTGAGGAAAGAGATGAAACTTATCAATGTCAAAACTCATACGATTTTCCTGTCTTTTAATATTGATATTAGTGAATTTGATATTGAGGTTAAAGATGAATTTTTAACTGACGGTATGCTTGACGGGTGTAAGGTATGGGAAGCGTATAAAGAAGCTAACGAAATAGAAAATTACGCAAAAAGAAAAATCGTATTATCTCAGGTTATGTCGCTTATGCAGTTTTTTACTTTTAATGTTTATTCTTATGTGGATATCAAAAAGTATAATGATTTAGTTGGCGGGATATATTTGATTAAGGACTATGAAGAGTTTGTAGATGATGAACTTAAATTTGATAGAAAGGCTTTTGGTGAGTATCAGAAAGGGATATTTTTATGA
- a CDS encoding SIR2 family protein, giving the protein MNYYTENDLEKLKILISQGNSLLFIGAGFSTFATNLLNEPMPTGRELADKIAKKNNFEADGDLFYAVEKFLEKSSKNELISFLEEIFKTKKFDPILKEILKFNFRRIYTTNYDDVIEQVSNCLSINRKSIDAETSPENYFKFLNICVHINGYIKNLNENNFDKSFKLSENSYLEPDSFERSKWWYSFKKDLEASNAIIFVGYSLYDIEIKKLLYNNPFKEKTYFITKTDLKEKEAFKYKKYGKIINIGIKDFSKILKSVAPNKSKNDLQVFKKYEIDINSNIEIKDKDIDYLFTRGLLDKNKLIESLNNPNKYYVVKRNIVEKVIEKINEYNFVFIYSEFGNGKSIFMEELKYYIYKNGYNVFELIDYELDFKNDIELINNLQNQSIIFIDRYCDNVDLLNYLKIYNSEKIKVILSDRTSNHNHFIENNFNDLKFYEFNLDMLTEREIEKIIEILFHIGIWGKYSNNKRVIKNKIIQEYYKQFSLLLLDIFESEQIKKEIESLVKPFIKEKNLKETFFAILLLNLIDVEITKSLVEEVSGNDVIMNISFNELFGKDFKINSSLLSKFIISNYFTYSFIKEILLKIVEKAQDYKKYDVFWQKIERELLRFHFIEQIIPKEHKKIFLKQYFEKLKSKDKLQWLKNEPHYWLQYAMAEMANKNLQSAQQKLDTAYALKSSKYDFSYIDNQQARLYLLFALQENNGKKIFDYFQKANSLLTTKLDRYSVKHIATYKNLYKEKFRLFAKNDKRQFLDIVRNIYNDILKIKQDASDLYIMCNEYSKCENALRYILDKERLL; this is encoded by the coding sequence ATGAATTATTATACAGAAAATGATCTTGAAAAATTAAAAATATTAATATCACAGGGTAATTCTTTACTTTTTATTGGAGCAGGTTTTTCGACTTTTGCAACAAATTTATTAAATGAACCTATGCCTACTGGAAGAGAGTTAGCAGATAAAATTGCCAAAAAAAATAATTTTGAAGCTGATGGAGATTTGTTTTATGCAGTTGAAAAATTTTTAGAAAAATCATCAAAAAATGAATTAATATCTTTTTTGGAAGAGATTTTTAAAACAAAAAAATTTGACCCAATTTTAAAAGAGATTTTAAAATTTAATTTTAGAAGAATATATACTACAAACTATGATGATGTTATAGAACAAGTGTCAAATTGTTTGTCTATTAACAGAAAATCTATCGATGCAGAAACTTCCCCTGAAAATTATTTTAAATTTTTGAATATATGTGTTCATATCAATGGATATATAAAAAATCTTAATGAAAATAATTTTGATAAATCATTTAAATTGTCTGAAAATTCATATTTGGAACCAGATAGTTTTGAAAGATCAAAATGGTGGTATTCATTTAAAAAGGATTTAGAAGCGAGTAATGCAATAATCTTTGTTGGTTACTCATTATATGATATTGAAATTAAAAAATTATTATATAATAATCCTTTTAAAGAAAAAACTTATTTTATAACGAAAACAGATTTAAAAGAAAAAGAAGCTTTTAAATATAAAAAATATGGAAAAATTATCAATATTGGAATAAAAGATTTTTCAAAAATATTAAAAAGTGTTGCACCAAATAAATCAAAAAATGATTTACAAGTTTTTAAGAAATATGAGATAGATATAAACTCAAATATAGAAATAAAAGATAAAGATATCGATTATTTATTTACAAGAGGATTGTTGGATAAAAATAAATTAATTGAGTCTTTAAATAATCCTAATAAATATTATGTTGTAAAAAGAAATATAGTAGAAAAAGTTATTGAAAAAATTAATGAATATAATTTTGTTTTTATTTATTCTGAATTTGGCAATGGGAAGAGCATCTTTATGGAAGAATTAAAATATTACATATATAAAAACGGTTATAACGTTTTTGAATTAATTGATTATGAGCTTGATTTTAAAAATGATATTGAATTAATTAATAATCTTCAAAACCAATCTATAATTTTTATTGATAGATATTGTGATAATGTTGATTTATTAAATTATTTAAAAATATATAATTCTGAAAAAATTAAAGTGATTTTGAGTGATAGAACTTCAAATCACAATCATTTTATAGAAAATAATTTTAATGATTTAAAATTTTATGAGTTTAATTTAGATATGTTAACTGAGCGAGAAATAGAAAAAATTATAGAAATATTATTTCATATTGGAATATGGGGGAAATATAGTAACAATAAAAGGGTTATTAAAAATAAAATAATTCAAGAGTATTATAAACAATTTTCTTTATTATTACTCGATATTTTTGAATCTGAGCAAATAAAAAAAGAAATTGAAAGCTTGGTAAAACCTTTTATTAAAGAAAAAAATTTAAAAGAAACTTTTTTTGCAATCTTACTTTTAAATTTAATAGATGTAGAAATTACAAAAAGTTTAGTAGAAGAAGTTTCAGGAAATGATGTAATTATGAATATAAGTTTTAATGAACTTTTTGGCAAAGATTTTAAAATTAATTCTTCATTATTATCAAAATTTATAATTTCAAATTATTTTACTTATTCTTTTATTAAAGAGATTTTGTTAAAAATTGTTGAAAAAGCACAAGATTATAAAAAATACGATGTGTTTTGGCAAAAAATTGAAAGAGAATTATTAAGATTTCACTTTATAGAACAAATAATTCCAAAAGAACATAAAAAAATATTTTTAAAACAATATTTTGAAAAATTAAAATCGAAAGATAAATTGCAATGGTTGAAAAATGAACCTCATTATTGGTTACAGTATGCAATGGCAGAAATGGCAAATAAAAATTTACAAAGTGCACAACAAAAATTAGATACTGCTTATGCATTAAAAAGTTCAAAATATGATTTTTCATATATTGATAATCAGCAGGCAAGATTATATTTATTATTTGCTTTACAAGAAAATAATGGTAAAAAAATTTTTGATTATTTTCAAAAAGCGAATAGTTTATTAACTACTAAATTAGATAGATATAGTGTAAAACATATTGCTACTTATAAAAATCTATATAAAGAAAAATTTAGGTTATTTGCAAAAAATGATAAAAGACAATTTTTAGACATTGTACGAAATATATATAATGATATATTAAAAATAAAGCAAGATGCATCTGATTTGTATATAATGTGCAATGAATATAGTAAATGCGAGAATGCATTAAGATACATATTAGATAAAGAACGATTATTATAA
- the cas5b gene encoding type I-B CRISPR-associated protein Cas5b: MKAFKFNLSGKFAHFKKPDVNQDVYFTYSHIHKVALLGIFGAIMGLEGYHKDIKDYPDFYKKLKYLNVAIIPKKPYFNKKIQAFNNSVGYASGEQGGNLIVKEQWLENPSWDIVVEDDGSEEYNELKRRIDLMEFVYNPYLGKNEHFANISDFEEIELKKATKPLKCISLVPKDKVQMVSIGNRRDIKFYYEEYLPVGLKEKFLIYEYEKMIFSSWIVESEEMWEISGYGIEFIEKGIE, from the coding sequence ATGAAAGCGTTTAAGTTTAATCTAAGCGGGAAATTTGCACATTTTAAAAAGCCGGATGTTAATCAGGACGTATATTTTACATATTCTCATATCCATAAGGTAGCTTTGCTTGGGATATTCGGAGCAATTATGGGACTTGAAGGATATCATAAAGACATAAAAGATTATCCTGATTTTTACAAAAAACTAAAGTATTTAAATGTAGCGATAATTCCCAAAAAGCCTTATTTTAATAAAAAAATTCAAGCCTTTAACAATTCCGTAGGCTACGCAAGTGGGGAGCAGGGCGGCAACCTGATAGTAAAAGAGCAGTGGCTTGAAAATCCAAGCTGGGATATTGTGGTGGAGGATGACGGGAGTGAAGAATACAATGAGCTTAAAAGAAGAATTGATTTAATGGAGTTTGTCTATAACCCATATCTTGGCAAAAACGAACATTTTGCGAATATTAGTGATTTTGAAGAAATTGAACTAAAAAAAGCAACCAAGCCTCTAAAATGTATCTCTCTTGTGCCAAAGGATAAGGTTCAAATGGTATCAATAGGAAATAGAAGAGATATAAAGTTTTATTATGAAGAGTATTTGCCGGTAGGACTTAAAGAGAAGTTTTTGATTTATGAATATGAAAAGATGATTTTTAGTAGCTGGATAGTGGAGAGTGAGGAGATGTGGGAAATAAGTGGTTATGGAATTGAATTTATAGAGAAAGGGATAGAATGA
- a CDS encoding type I CRISPR-associated protein Cas7 produces the protein MKRAYGIIGVRAIMSNWNADFTGRPKTTSEGQIFGSDKALKYPMKRMWDDEGKKVLYLKSYIEDKKGFRPKTLKERYEELFGELKKKTESTEVLKNLFECIDVKNFGATFAEEGQNLSITGAVQFGQGFNKFENTNVEIQDILSPFSDGKKVGSGEDVNQSTLGTKIMVDEAHYFYGFSINPNNYKEYVNMIEGFEGYTDEDYEEFKRVAKTAVTKFATNSKFGCDNEFALFVDYDTDRYLPDLSEYIEFDSEKREIDLSVVEELIGEGANVEVYADPYKLKVKTKYEVRSIFE, from the coding sequence ATGAAAAGAGCGTATGGAATTATCGGGGTTAGAGCTATTATGAGTAACTGGAATGCGGATTTTACGGGCAGACCTAAAACTACGAGCGAGGGGCAGATTTTTGGAAGTGACAAGGCGCTTAAATACCCTATGAAAAGAATGTGGGATGATGAGGGTAAAAAAGTTTTATATCTTAAAAGCTATATTGAAGATAAAAAAGGTTTTCGTCCAAAGACACTTAAAGAAAGATACGAGGAACTTTTTGGAGAGCTTAAGAAAAAGACCGAATCAACGGAAGTTTTAAAAAACTTGTTTGAATGTATTGATGTTAAAAATTTCGGGGCAACGTTTGCGGAAGAAGGTCAAAATTTATCTATTACGGGTGCCGTTCAATTTGGACAGGGATTTAATAAATTTGAAAATACGAATGTGGAAATTCAGGATATTTTATCGCCTTTTAGTGACGGGAAGAAAGTAGGAAGCGGAGAGGATGTAAACCAGTCAACCCTTGGGACAAAAATAATGGTGGATGAAGCTCATTATTTTTATGGGTTTAGTATTAATCCGAATAATTATAAAGAGTATGTGAATATGATTGAAGGGTTTGAGGGTTATACGGATGAAGATTATGAAGAGTTTAAAAGAGTGGCAAAAACTGCAGTTACTAAGTTTGCCACAAATTCAAAATTCGGGTGTGATAATGAGTTTGCTCTGTTTGTGGATTATGACACTGATAGATATTTACCTGATTTGAGTGAATATATTGAGTTTGACAGCGAAAAAAGGGAAATTGATTTGAGTGTTGTTGAGGAGCTTATCGGTGAGGGAGCAAATGTTGAAGTTTATGCTGACCCGTATAAACTTAAAGTTAAAACAAAATATGAAGTGAGAAGTATTTTTGAATGA
- a CDS encoding CRISPR-associated endoribonuclease Cas6 has protein sequence MHFYELKIKTNLKAPIHFRKSPEALSKLIATALINSGYTEHNEKKPKNYIFSNMGRADEKGIYQGDKVFYFRTFKEDLAQKIAKSLFLYEDNIFKIKGVDFKVVPQKHIKEIFTQNPVFVVMKENGLFWTFEKSGDITTLLSALQDNLIRKYETTFNKKIKPENNFIEYLQIKNQKPQTFTYKGAKFFGYKLEIKPRDDEESQKLAFTALATGLGHKNSSVGGGFCVYKTLS, from the coding sequence ATGCATTTTTACGAGCTAAAAATAAAAACAAATCTAAAAGCTCCTATTCACTTTAGAAAATCTCCTGAAGCCCTCTCGAAGCTGATAGCTACAGCCCTTATAAACTCCGGATATACAGAGCACAATGAAAAAAAGCCAAAAAATTACATCTTTTCAAATATGGGAAGAGCAGATGAAAAGGGAATTTATCAAGGTGATAAAGTTTTTTATTTCAGAACGTTCAAAGAAGACCTCGCTCAAAAAATTGCAAAGTCTCTTTTTTTATACGAAGATAATATTTTTAAGATAAAAGGTGTCGATTTTAAGGTCGTGCCTCAAAAACATATAAAAGAAATATTCACTCAAAATCCGGTTTTTGTAGTAATGAAAGAAAACGGATTGTTTTGGACTTTTGAAAAAAGCGGAGATATTACTACACTTCTCTCAGCCCTACAAGACAACCTTATCCGAAAATACGAAACGACTTTTAATAAAAAAATAAAGCCTGAGAATAATTTTATAGAATACCTGCAAATCAAAAACCAAAAACCTCAAACATTTACCTATAAAGGAGCCAAATTTTTCGGATACAAACTTGAGATAAAACCCCGAGATGACGAAGAATCTCAAAAGCTTGCCTTTACTGCTTTGGCTACCGGCCTCGGACACAAAAACAGCTCGGTAGGAGGCGGTTTTTGCGTATATAAAACATTAAGTTAA
- the folP gene encoding dihydropteroate synthase encodes MKLYKMSCDIDLAKLMQKMGVDKPGIEIMKKKKCEYVFYIKDISCGAANILKQDALSIGAELAVPIGVPNCQNKIFDALLLCNKKQLEILSKKELAQPFKLKELAKQLKEFTKLPKFPLKIMGVINANDDSFFEGSRFQGKEALSAIEKMINDGAKIIDIGGVSSRPGSEYPGVDEELRRVKPIIDEIYDSRLYEKALFSIDTFVPEVLEYALDRGFKIANDITGLESDEYAKIAAKYNASVVIMHKKGDPKNMQKNPFYENVILEVDDFFKERIEKAKSFGVKDIILDVGIGFGKRLEDNLALIKHMEHFLHFGYELLIGASRKSMIDMIMKKEGLSTTPQERLPGTLILHAQAVGNGVSIVRCHDVKEHFQALKVFEELREFDI; translated from the coding sequence ATGAAACTTTACAAAATGAGCTGTGATATAGACCTTGCGAAATTAATGCAAAAAATGGGGGTGGATAAGCCCGGTATCGAGATTATGAAAAAAAAGAAATGCGAATATGTTTTTTATATAAAAGATATCTCTTGCGGAGCGGCTAATATCCTAAAACAAGACGCTTTGAGTATAGGCGCCGAACTTGCCGTGCCTATAGGTGTGCCTAATTGTCAAAACAAAATTTTCGACGCATTGCTTTTATGTAACAAAAAGCAACTTGAAATTTTAAGCAAAAAAGAACTCGCCCAGCCTTTTAAACTAAAAGAACTCGCAAAACAGCTCAAAGAATTTACAAAATTACCTAAGTTTCCTTTGAAAATTATGGGAGTTATTAACGCAAACGACGATAGCTTTTTTGAAGGAAGCAGATTTCAAGGAAAAGAAGCGCTAAGCGCTATCGAAAAAATGATTAACGACGGTGCGAAAATAATAGATATCGGAGGCGTCTCAAGTCGTCCGGGAAGCGAATATCCGGGAGTTGATGAGGAACTCAGACGTGTTAAGCCTATTATCGACGAAATATACGATTCAAGACTTTATGAAAAAGCACTTTTTAGTATCGATACTTTCGTACCCGAAGTTCTTGAATACGCACTTGATAGAGGATTTAAAATAGCAAACGACATTACAGGTCTTGAGAGTGACGAATATGCCAAGATAGCAGCAAAATACAACGCAAGCGTCGTAATTATGCATAAAAAAGGCGATCCGAAAAATATGCAAAAAAATCCTTTTTACGAAAACGTGATTTTGGAAGTTGACGACTTTTTTAAAGAACGAATCGAAAAAGCCAAAAGTTTCGGTGTGAAAGATATTATTTTGGATGTCGGAATTGGGTTTGGTAAAAGGCTTGAGGATAATTTGGCTTTGATAAAACATATGGAGCATTTTTTGCATTTCGGATATGAGCTGTTAATCGGCGCGAGTAGAAAGAGTATGATCGATATGATAATGAAAAAAGAAGGACTATCAACCACTCCTCAAGAGAGACTGCCCGGTACGTTAATACTACACGCCCAAGCTGTTGGAAACGGAGTGAGCATAGTAAGGTGTCACGACGTAAAAGAGCATTTTCAAGCGTTAAAGGTATTTGAAGAATTAAGAGAGTTTGATATATAA
- a CDS encoding DNA polymerase III subunit delta' produces the protein MNKLIITNDFQKAIEEIPHNELFLRDELKMEDVQDIKRTAYIAEKNKKIILIAAKKYNIYAQNALLKILEESPKNIEFIVLASSKHLLLDTILSRLALEKRTYESQKADIKIDNITNEKILELLQKDLEKEEILAILKELLKKDLNEEQLKILNDAVMMIELNIDPKAVLSLIMLSLKVKQ, from the coding sequence TTGAACAAGCTCATAATAACAAACGATTTTCAAAAAGCTATCGAGGAGATACCTCACAACGAACTTTTTTTAAGAGACGAGCTCAAAATGGAAGATGTCCAAGATATAAAAAGAACGGCTTACATAGCAGAAAAAAACAAAAAAATAATCCTCATAGCCGCAAAAAAATATAATATATACGCCCAAAACGCACTTTTGAAAATACTTGAAGAATCTCCTAAAAATATCGAATTTATCGTACTTGCGAGCTCAAAACATCTTCTTTTGGATACTATTCTTTCTCGTCTCGCTTTAGAAAAAAGAACATACGAATCTCAAAAAGCCGATATAAAAATAGACAATATTACAAATGAAAAAATATTGGAACTATTGCAAAAAGATTTGGAAAAAGAGGAGATTTTGGCTATTTTAAAAGAACTATTAAAAAAAGACCTAAACGAAGAGCAACTCAAAATATTAAACGACGCGGTTATGATGATAGAGCTCAATATCGACCCAAAAGCCGTACTTTCTTTAATAATGCTAAGCCTAAAGGTGAAACAATGA
- a CDS encoding HobA family DNA replication regulator: MDLNRFVIDYIRKKNIKWLEERRLDLVPLLSDFLSQVIEGKSVLIITDTPREWYADYMINKINNFNEFKPSFLPFFNLSKIVPQIHTAKHPEQYDMIEDMLNISFNDYIFWYIGVETPLLKFARRKPESFFWIMDVDLSKNFYLKSIDEKLDMKLLNLADLINESIKAAIFGEVEI; encoded by the coding sequence ATGGATTTAAACCGCTTCGTTATCGATTATATTCGTAAAAAAAACATAAAATGGCTTGAAGAGAGGAGGCTTGATTTGGTGCCTCTTCTTTCGGACTTTTTATCGCAGGTGATAGAGGGTAAAAGCGTACTTATCATCACCGACACTCCAAGAGAGTGGTATGCGGATTATATGATAAATAAAATCAATAACTTTAACGAATTCAAACCTTCATTTTTACCTTTTTTTAATCTATCCAAAATAGTACCTCAAATCCATACGGCAAAACATCCCGAACAATACGATATGATAGAGGATATGCTGAATATTTCGTTTAACGATTATATTTTTTGGTATATAGGTGTCGAGACGCCTCTTTTGAAATTCGCAAGAAGAAAACCTGAGTCGTTTTTTTGGATTATGGATGTCGATTTGTCTAAAAACTTCTATTTAAAATCTATCGACGAAAAACTCGATATGAAACTTTTAAATCTCGCCGATTTGATAAACGAATCGATAAAAGCCGCGATTTTCGGAGAAGTAGAGATTTGA
- a CDS encoding aspartate kinase, translating to MLVVQKFGGTSVGDLDRIQNVANIVKSYKEKGDDVVVVVSAMAGETNKLLDFAHHFSKTPPQREVDLLVSSGERVTSALLSIALQAMGIPAIALTGRQAGIKTTSDHTKARIMDIDPEKMKKHLREGKVVIVAGFQGINENGDVTTLGRGGSDLTAVAIAGAVNADKCEIYTDVDGIYTTDPRIEPKAKKIDVISYDEMLELASLGAKVMQSRSVELAKKLGVDIEVKSSFKPEIKGTLITKETPDMEKVLVSGIALDKNQARVSIFGVEDRPGISAEIFGKLADKNINVDMIVQNVGKDNKANLTFTVPQTELELTKEVLKEYESKSEAIEYDDSIAKVSVVGVGMKSHSGVAATAFKTLADENINILMISTSEIKISMVIDEKYGELAVRALHKAYELDK from the coding sequence ATGTTAGTAGTTCAAAAATTCGGAGGCACAAGCGTTGGAGATTTGGATAGAATCCAAAACGTAGCGAATATCGTAAAAAGTTATAAAGAAAAAGGTGATGACGTTGTGGTTGTCGTATCCGCGATGGCTGGTGAGACGAACAAACTTCTCGATTTCGCTCATCATTTCTCAAAAACACCACCTCAAAGAGAAGTGGATTTGTTGGTAAGTAGCGGAGAGAGAGTAACGAGTGCGCTTTTGAGTATCGCTCTTCAAGCTATGGGAATCCCGGCTATTGCGCTTACCGGAAGACAAGCGGGAATAAAAACTACAAGCGACCACACAAAAGCCAGAATTATGGATATCGACCCTGAAAAAATGAAAAAACACCTAAGAGAAGGCAAAGTCGTAATCGTAGCCGGATTTCAGGGAATCAACGAAAACGGAGACGTAACGACTCTTGGTAGAGGCGGAAGCGATTTGACAGCCGTGGCTATTGCGGGAGCCGTTAATGCGGATAAATGCGAAATTTATACGGACGTAGACGGAATCTACACTACAGACCCGAGAATTGAGCCGAAAGCTAAAAAAATAGACGTAATAAGCTATGACGAAATGCTCGAACTTGCGAGTCTCGGGGCGAAAGTAATGCAAAGTCGCTCTGTTGAGCTTGCTAAAAAACTCGGAGTTGATATCGAAGTGAAATCAAGCTTCAAACCGGAAATCAAAGGAACACTAATCACAAAGGAGACACCAGATATGGAAAAAGTACTTGTAAGCGGAATTGCACTTGATAAAAACCAAGCGAGAGTTAGTATTTTCGGTGTTGAGGACAGACCGGGAATCAGTGCCGAAATTTTCGGAAAACTTGCCGATAAAAACATAAACGTGGATATGATAGTGCAAAACGTAGGAAAAGACAATAAAGCGAATCTGACATTTACAGTGCCTCAAACTGAACTTGAGCTTACAAAAGAAGTATTAAAAGAGTACGAAAGCAAATCAGAAGCAATCGAATATGACGATTCTATAGCAAAAGTGAGCGTTGTGGGTGTCGGGATGAAATCTCACAGCGGTGTTGCCGCTACAGCTTTTAAAACATTGGCTGATGAAAATATCAATATCTTAATGATTTCTACAAGCGAAATTAAAATTTCAATGGTAATTGATGAAAAATACGGAGAACTTGCCGTTAGGGCATTACATAAAGCTTACGAATTGGATAAATAA